In Pseudoduganella albidiflava, a single window of DNA contains:
- a CDS encoding sulfite oxidase-like oxidoreductase, with product MSTRGFTGRRPDAAAARRLPPGQHETDDFPVLSLGPAPAIDLAAWRFTLRHGARPLASWSWEQFQALPRTTWRGDIHCVTTWSKFDTVWEGVTVDDLLAAAGIAAPTAFLLAQSWDEYDTNVPVADLLDGRAMVATHFNGAPLAAEHGGPARLLVPHLYFWKSAKWIKGLKFTERDEAGFWELRGYHMRGDPWREQRYLDDE from the coding sequence ATGAGTACACGAGGATTCACGGGCCGCCGGCCCGATGCCGCTGCGGCGCGGCGCCTGCCGCCCGGCCAGCACGAGACCGATGACTTTCCCGTCCTGTCGCTTGGCCCCGCGCCGGCGATCGACCTGGCGGCCTGGCGCTTCACGCTGCGCCATGGCGCGCGCCCCCTGGCCAGCTGGAGCTGGGAGCAGTTCCAGGCCCTGCCCCGCACCACGTGGCGCGGCGACATCCACTGCGTCACCACGTGGAGCAAGTTCGACACCGTGTGGGAAGGCGTGACGGTCGACGACCTGCTCGCCGCGGCCGGCATCGCGGCGCCCACCGCGTTCCTGCTGGCGCAATCCTGGGACGAATACGACACCAACGTCCCCGTCGCGGACCTGCTGGACGGCCGGGCCATGGTCGCCACGCACTTCAACGGCGCACCGCTGGCGGCGGAACACGGCGGCCCGGCGCGGCTGCTGGTGCCGCACCTGTACTTCTGGAAAAGCGCCAAGTGGATCAAGGGCCTGAAATTCACCGAACGGGATGAAGCCGGCTTCTGGGAATTGCGCGGCTACCACATGCGCGGCGATCCCTGGCGCGAGCAGCGCTACCTGGACGATGAATGA
- a CDS encoding FAD-binding oxidoreductase: MKAMNERGGSDANETGGSGPAAWQTAVISRIEPRTARMRSYYLQAPLARHAAGQHVDVRLTAPDGYQARRSYSIASAPGADALELAIEMLDDGEVSAWFHEVAQAGDTIGVRGPLGGHFVWSAEQPGPIVLVAGGSGVVPLVSIARAWREAGAPVPALLLHSARSWDSLAYREELRGIATAHGNFSYLTTVTRDANAAADHARRIDRAMIAEALARLADVPGTCYVCGANGFVETAAQLLVAAGIAPRTIRTERYGG, encoded by the coding sequence ATGAAGGCGATGAATGAGCGCGGAGGGAGTGACGCAAATGAAACGGGCGGGTCCGGCCCCGCCGCCTGGCAAACGGCCGTCATCAGCCGCATCGAACCGCGCACGGCGCGGATGCGCAGCTATTACCTGCAGGCGCCGCTGGCGCGCCACGCGGCCGGCCAGCATGTCGACGTGCGGCTGACCGCGCCGGACGGCTACCAGGCGCGCCGCAGCTATTCGATCGCTTCCGCCCCCGGCGCCGATGCCCTCGAGCTGGCCATCGAGATGCTCGATGACGGCGAAGTCTCCGCCTGGTTCCACGAGGTGGCGCAAGCCGGCGACACGATCGGCGTGCGCGGCCCGCTCGGCGGCCATTTCGTCTGGTCGGCGGAACAACCCGGGCCCATCGTGCTGGTGGCCGGCGGTTCCGGCGTGGTGCCGCTGGTATCGATCGCGCGCGCGTGGCGGGAGGCCGGCGCGCCCGTGCCGGCGCTGCTGCTGCACTCGGCGCGATCTTGGGACAGCCTGGCGTACCGCGAAGAATTGCGCGGAATCGCCACCGCGCACGGGAATTTCAGCTACCTCACCACCGTGACCCGCGACGCCAACGCGGCGGCGGATCACGCGCGCCGCATCGACCGCGCGATGATCGCCGAAGCGCTCGCCCGCCTGGCCGATGTTCCCGGAACCTGCTACGTGTGCGGCGCCAACGGCTTCGTGGAAACGGCCGCCCAGCTGCTGGTGGCCGCCGGCATCGCGCCGCGCACGATCCGCACCGAGCGCTACGGCGGCTAG
- a CDS encoding hybrid sensor histidine kinase/response regulator, with the protein MLSRLRPDTVRAKLVAMALATTFAALVTTSVSMLVYDLTSFQQNWIDDLTTQAEIVATVSAPAVSFNDPAAARQNLALLRVRPQIQQGAIYGVNDAVFAAYAQAGADVPPLPAHPGRAGHAIEGGRMVVYHPIVENGERVGTVYLSARYRLLERLASYAMILGVVMLASLLLAALVASRLQQAITRPLRAVTDVAREVMQRRDFSLRVAYDDDHHGKHGGEIGTLVDAFNDMLAEIGRRANALQEANLTLEREMAVRQGAERALLLADRRKDEFLATLAHELRNPLAPLRTGLDIMRLNGGDPGASLRARGVMERQLKQMVRLVDDLLDVSRINTGKLTIRRESLELHAVVTNALEIARPFVDAQGHELAVSLPPEPVYLMGDTTRLAQVLSNLLNNAARYTPRGGHITLSADVGGDGRLHIRVADDGIGIAPDMLGAIFEMFVQADASLERTNQGLGVGLSLARRLVELHEGTLEAASGGPGQGSTFTVTLPVLADVPAPVARPSLGHGDGRQFRILLVDDNEDFVNAIGGLLRTMGHTVQVCHDGPQALAAAEGFAPDFAFLDIGLPGLNGYDLARALRAMPVLGRTVMVAVTGWGQQKDRDLAFEAGFEEHLVKPVSVEQILAILAGRREGVAVADRG; encoded by the coding sequence GTGCTGTCCCGCCTGCGTCCCGATACCGTGCGCGCGAAGCTGGTGGCGATGGCCCTGGCCACCACGTTCGCCGCGCTGGTCACCACCTCCGTCAGCATGCTGGTCTACGACCTGACGAGCTTCCAGCAGAACTGGATCGACGATCTCACCACCCAGGCGGAAATCGTGGCCACCGTGTCGGCACCGGCGGTGAGCTTCAACGATCCCGCCGCCGCGCGCCAGAACCTGGCGCTGCTGCGCGTGCGCCCGCAGATCCAGCAGGGCGCCATCTATGGTGTCAACGATGCCGTCTTCGCCGCCTACGCGCAGGCCGGTGCCGACGTGCCGCCGCTGCCGGCGCACCCGGGCCGGGCCGGCCATGCGATCGAGGGCGGCCGCATGGTGGTCTACCATCCGATCGTCGAGAACGGCGAGCGGGTCGGCACCGTGTACCTGAGCGCGCGCTACCGCCTGCTGGAACGGCTGGCCAGCTACGCGATGATCCTCGGCGTGGTGATGCTGGCCAGCCTGCTGCTGGCCGCCCTGGTGGCCAGCCGGCTGCAGCAGGCGATCACGCGGCCGCTGCGCGCCGTGACGGACGTGGCGCGCGAAGTCATGCAGCGGCGCGACTTCTCGCTGCGCGTGGCCTACGACGACGATCATCACGGCAAGCACGGCGGCGAGATCGGCACGCTGGTCGACGCCTTCAACGACATGCTCGCCGAGATCGGCCGGCGCGCCAACGCGCTGCAGGAAGCCAACCTGACGCTGGAGCGCGAGATGGCCGTGCGGCAGGGCGCCGAACGGGCGCTGTTGCTGGCCGACCGCCGCAAGGACGAGTTCCTGGCCACGCTGGCGCACGAGTTGCGCAACCCGCTGGCGCCGCTGCGCACCGGGCTCGACATCATGCGCCTGAACGGCGGCGACCCGGGCGCCAGCCTGCGCGCGCGCGGCGTGATGGAGCGCCAGCTGAAGCAGATGGTGCGCCTGGTCGACGACCTGCTGGACGTCTCGCGCATCAACACCGGCAAGCTGACGATCCGGCGCGAGAGCCTGGAATTGCACGCGGTGGTGACGAACGCGCTGGAGATCGCCCGCCCGTTCGTCGACGCGCAGGGCCATGAGCTGGCGGTCAGCCTGCCGCCCGAGCCGGTGTACCTGATGGGCGACACGACGCGCCTGGCGCAGGTGCTGTCGAACCTGCTGAACAATGCCGCCCGCTACACGCCGCGCGGCGGCCATATCACGCTGTCGGCGGACGTGGGCGGCGACGGCCGGCTGCACATCCGCGTGGCCGACGACGGCATCGGCATCGCGCCGGACATGCTGGGCGCGATCTTCGAGATGTTCGTGCAGGCCGACGCTTCGCTGGAGCGCACCAACCAGGGCCTGGGCGTGGGCCTGTCGCTGGCGCGCCGCCTGGTCGAGCTGCACGAGGGCACGCTGGAAGCGGCCAGCGGCGGGCCGGGGCAGGGCAGCACGTTCACCGTCACGCTGCCGGTGCTGGCCGACGTGCCGGCGCCCGTGGCGCGGCCCTCGCTGGGGCACGGCGATGGCCGCCAGTTCCGTATCCTGCTGGTCGACGACAACGAGGATTTCGTCAATGCGATCGGCGGCCTGCTGCGCACGATGGGGCATACGGTGCAGGTCTGCCACGACGGCCCGCAGGCGCTGGCCGCGGCCGAAGGCTTCGCGCCCGACTTCGCCTTCCTCGACATCGGCCTGCCGGGACTGAACGGCTACGACCTGGCCCGCGCGCTGCGCGCGATGCCCGTGCTGGGGCGCACCGTGATGGTGGCCGTCACCGGCTGGGGGCAGCAGAAGGACCGCGACCTTGCATTCGAGGCGGGCTTCGAGGAACACCTCGTGAAACCGGTCAGCGTCGAGCAGATCCTCGCCATCCTGGCCGGGCGCCGGGAAGGCGTGGCCGTGGCGGACCGGGGCTAG
- a CDS encoding MotA/TolQ/ExbB proton channel family protein, which translates to MIDPHSLGWLHDAVSWLLVPSLAALLLACAIAVVEAGIAAGERFHGLRRLRDSGNVAQVQAIARHRLERADLLARIPPMLGLMATIIPLGPGLAALGAGDPAQLASAVTVAFDATVLGLVAGIGGLVIGKLRRRWYEETLEAMEDAVEKGAEKVAEKAA; encoded by the coding sequence ATGATCGATCCCCATTCCCTCGGCTGGCTGCATGACGCGGTCAGCTGGCTGCTGGTGCCGTCGCTGGCGGCGCTGCTGCTCGCGTGCGCCATCGCGGTGGTTGAAGCAGGCATCGCCGCCGGCGAACGTTTTCACGGTTTGCGGCGCCTGCGCGACAGCGGCAATGTGGCGCAAGTGCAGGCGATTGCCCGCCATCGCCTGGAGCGCGCCGACCTGCTGGCGCGGATTCCGCCGATGCTGGGCCTGATGGCCACCATCATTCCGCTGGGCCCCGGCCTGGCCGCGCTGGGCGCCGGCGATCCGGCGCAGCTGGCCAGCGCGGTCACCGTGGCGTTCGATGCCACCGTGCTGGGACTGGTGGCCGGCATCGGCGGCCTGGTGATCGGCAAGCTGCGCCGGCGCTGGTATGAGGAAACGCTGGAAGCGATGGAAGACGCGGTCGAGAAGGGTGCGGAGAAGGTCGCGGAGAAGGCGGCATGA
- a CDS encoding TonB-dependent receptor plug domain-containing protein, whose translation MTRGPTIQRPAILRGPIAAACLVLAAGCAGAASLQDDIAELSLEQLSDIVITSVSRQEERLGDAAASVYIISNNEIRRSGARTLPEALRLAPNLQVARSDARNYAITARGFNSRQSNKLLVLVDGRTLYTPLFSGVSWDAQDVLLEDVERIEVISGPGATIWGANAVNGVINVITRSAKDTQGGLLAGAAGADDRDASVRYGGTLRNGGHYRVYARYAEADDAVRDTGEAATGYLRRQAGFRADWDRARGGLMLSGDIYEADLAQRSAGPVLLSGANVVARLTRRLADDSNVRLQLVLDHTERNHPNTMYERLDTIELDAQHSVRLAAGSSMPHNVTWGASYRYSRDRIANGRAQAYLPNDLSMHWGSLFVQDEVALRDDLRLTGGVKVEHNHYTGAEVLPTVRLAWAPDSRQLLWGSLARTVRAPSRVDRDFYRPVTPVLVNGVPRYIFGGGPDFQSETAKTVELGYRIQPSPRWSYSATAFIAKYDRLRTSEPNEDGPAYSGLAEFRNMAHGHTRGIEMWMSGQPLDGWRLNGGLVVQRVHTALYPGSRDTGAREGVATADPSHYWQLRSSHDLPADMQLDWTWRRVGALRLPAVPSYHELDLQWTWKATRRLDVALIGQNLLHKSHPEFGAAPNRSVFERTAVLRLTYRF comes from the coding sequence ATGACACGTGGTCCAACCATCCAGCGTCCAGCCATATTGCGTGGGCCGATCGCGGCCGCCTGCCTGGTCCTGGCGGCCGGATGCGCGGGGGCCGCGTCGCTGCAGGATGACATCGCCGAACTGTCGCTCGAACAGTTGAGCGACATCGTCATCACCTCCGTCTCGCGGCAGGAAGAACGGCTGGGCGACGCCGCCGCGTCGGTCTATATCATCTCCAACAACGAGATCCGCCGCAGCGGCGCGCGCACGCTGCCCGAGGCGCTGCGCCTGGCACCGAACCTGCAGGTGGCGCGGTCCGATGCGCGCAACTACGCGATCACGGCGCGCGGCTTCAACAGCCGCCAGTCGAACAAGCTGCTGGTGCTGGTCGACGGGCGCACGCTGTATACGCCGCTGTTCTCCGGTGTCTCCTGGGATGCCCAGGATGTGCTGCTGGAGGACGTGGAACGGATCGAGGTGATCAGCGGGCCCGGCGCCACGATCTGGGGCGCCAACGCCGTCAACGGCGTGATCAACGTGATCACCCGCTCGGCCAAGGATACCCAGGGCGGCCTGCTGGCCGGTGCCGCCGGCGCGGATGACCGCGATGCCAGTGTCCGCTACGGCGGCACGCTGCGCAACGGCGGGCATTATCGCGTCTATGCGCGTTACGCCGAAGCGGACGACGCGGTGCGCGACACCGGCGAAGCCGCCACCGGCTACCTGCGGCGCCAGGCCGGCTTCCGCGCCGACTGGGACCGCGCGCGCGGCGGCCTGATGCTGTCCGGCGATATCTACGAAGCCGACCTCGCGCAGCGCAGCGCGGGACCGGTGCTGCTGTCGGGAGCGAACGTGGTGGCGCGGCTGACGCGCCGGCTGGCGGACGATTCGAACGTGCGCCTGCAACTGGTGCTCGATCACACGGAACGCAACCATCCGAACACGATGTACGAACGGCTCGACACGATCGAACTCGATGCGCAGCACAGCGTGCGGCTGGCGGCAGGTTCGTCGATGCCGCACAATGTCACGTGGGGCGCCAGCTACCGCTATTCGCGCGACCGCATCGCCAACGGGCGCGCCCAGGCCTACCTGCCGAACGACCTGTCGATGCACTGGGGCAGCCTGTTCGTGCAGGATGAAGTGGCGCTGCGCGACGACCTGCGGCTGACCGGCGGCGTGAAGGTGGAGCACAACCACTATACGGGGGCGGAAGTGCTGCCCACCGTGCGGCTGGCGTGGGCACCGGACAGCCGCCAGCTGCTGTGGGGCAGCCTGGCGCGCACGGTGCGCGCGCCGTCGCGCGTCGACCGCGATTTCTACCGGCCGGTGACACCGGTGCTGGTGAACGGCGTGCCGCGCTATATCTTCGGCGGCGGCCCCGATTTCCAGTCGGAGACGGCGAAGACGGTGGAACTGGGCTATCGCATCCAGCCATCGCCGCGCTGGTCCTATTCGGCCACGGCGTTCATCGCCAAGTACGACCGGCTGCGCACCTCGGAACCGAACGAGGACGGGCCGGCGTACAGCGGCCTGGCGGAGTTTCGCAACATGGCCCATGGGCACACGCGCGGCATCGAGATGTGGATGAGCGGACAGCCGCTCGATGGCTGGCGCCTGAACGGCGGCCTGGTGGTGCAGCGCGTGCACACGGCGCTGTATCCGGGCAGCCGGGATACCGGCGCCAGGGAAGGCGTGGCCACGGCCGACCCGAGCCACTATTGGCAACTGCGCTCGTCGCACGACCTGCCGGCCGACATGCAGCTGGACTGGACATGGCGCCGGGTCGGCGCGCTGCGCCTCCCGGCCGTGCCGTCCTATCATGAACTGGACCTGCAATGGACATGGAAAGCAACGCGCAGGCTCGACGTGGCGTTGATCGGCCAGAACCTGCTGCACAAGTCCCACCCCGAGTTCGGAGCGGCGCCGAACCGCAGCGTGTTCGAGCGTACCGCCGTGCTCAGGCTTACTTACCGTTTCTGA
- a CDS encoding M16 family metallopeptidase yields the protein MMKKLVFTTALLGVSGLAAAAPQSATQSAAQSAAFKLPRFETTRLPNGLTVMLMERREVPLISVRAVVKAGAVNDGAQAGLANLTGDAILLGSTKHDKAAIDEAFDFRGALLSGGSATEQTTVQANFAKADAAALLPLFAEIVQQPSFEAAELDKLKNRKVSGLKQAKESPRQVAGTYYRSMLYGDAPYASPAGGTVNSLSALKRDDVRGFHGRYFRPDNAAVIVVGDFDPAAMRTQIETLFGQWRADGPAPQRADYGKPLADKPRVWLVNKPDAIETTFVIGGPGIARNDPDYVPLQVLNTVLGGRFTSWLNDELRVNSGLTYGANSAFAPLAQSGIFTMSSFTASAKTEAALDLALKTYQRLWAQGKEGGIDKATLDSAKAYVKGQFPPRFETGEQLASLLGDMYALDVDRAQIDNFMRDVDGLTPAKAKQLVDKHFPRTNLQMVLVGKADDIRKVAAKYGDVTELEISADGFKPAAK from the coding sequence CGAGACGACCAGGCTGCCGAACGGGCTGACCGTGATGCTGATGGAGCGGCGCGAAGTGCCGCTGATCTCGGTGCGCGCCGTCGTCAAGGCCGGCGCCGTCAACGATGGCGCGCAGGCCGGCCTGGCCAACCTGACCGGCGACGCGATCCTGCTGGGCAGCACGAAGCACGACAAGGCCGCCATCGACGAAGCGTTCGACTTCCGCGGCGCCCTGCTGTCCGGCGGCAGCGCCACCGAGCAGACCACCGTGCAGGCCAACTTCGCCAAGGCCGACGCCGCGGCGCTGCTGCCGCTGTTCGCGGAGATCGTGCAGCAGCCCAGCTTCGAGGCGGCCGAACTGGACAAGCTGAAGAACCGCAAGGTCAGCGGCCTGAAACAGGCCAAGGAAAGCCCGCGCCAGGTGGCCGGCACGTATTACCGCAGCATGCTGTACGGCGATGCACCCTATGCCAGCCCGGCCGGCGGCACGGTGAACAGCCTGTCGGCGCTGAAGCGCGACGATGTGCGGGGCTTCCACGGCCGCTACTTCAGGCCGGACAACGCGGCCGTGATCGTGGTCGGCGATTTCGACCCGGCCGCCATGCGCACGCAGATCGAAACGCTGTTCGGCCAGTGGCGCGCCGACGGTCCGGCGCCGCAGCGTGCCGACTATGGCAAGCCGCTGGCGGACAAGCCGCGCGTCTGGCTCGTCAACAAGCCCGACGCCATCGAGACCACCTTCGTCATCGGCGGCCCCGGCATCGCCCGCAACGATCCCGACTACGTGCCGCTGCAGGTGCTGAACACGGTGCTGGGTGGCCGCTTCACGTCCTGGCTGAACGACGAGCTGCGCGTGAACTCCGGCCTCACCTACGGCGCCAACAGCGCGTTCGCACCGCTGGCGCAATCGGGCATCTTCACCATGTCGAGCTTTACCGCGTCGGCCAAGACCGAGGCGGCGCTGGATCTGGCGCTGAAGACCTACCAGCGCCTGTGGGCGCAAGGCAAGGAAGGCGGCATCGACAAGGCCACGCTCGATTCGGCCAAGGCCTATGTGAAAGGCCAGTTCCCGCCGCGCTTTGAAACGGGCGAACAGCTGGCCAGCCTGCTGGGCGACATGTACGCGCTGGACGTCGACCGCGCCCAGATCGACAACTTCATGCGCGACGTGGATGGCCTGACGCCGGCGAAGGCCAAGCAGCTGGTGGACAAGCACTTCCCGCGCACCAACCTGCAGATGGTCCTGGTCGGCAAGGCCGACGACATCCGCAAGGTGGCCGCCAAGTATGGCGACGTGACGGAACTGGAGATCAGCGCCGACGGGTTCAAGCCGGCCGCGAAGTAA
- a CDS encoding DUF2149 domain-containing protein: MSAKPARRRLRLYSHLDARFDGGDEDPRASLVNLVDVMLVFACGLIAAIAGSQGQFKAPRPVEKGRQIERPAAGITQGGSGYDRVGEVYRDPKTGKLVLVEPGRQAGKP, encoded by the coding sequence ATGAGCGCCAAACCCGCACGCCGGCGCCTGCGCCTGTATTCCCATCTCGATGCGCGCTTCGATGGCGGCGACGAAGACCCGCGCGCCAGTCTCGTCAACCTGGTCGACGTGATGCTGGTCTTCGCCTGTGGCCTGATCGCCGCCATCGCCGGCAGCCAGGGGCAGTTCAAGGCGCCGCGGCCGGTGGAGAAAGGCCGGCAGATCGAACGGCCCGCGGCCGGCATCACGCAGGGCGGCAGCGGCTACGACCGGGTCGGCGAAGTGTACCGGGATCCGAAGACGGGCAAGCTGGTGCTGGTCGAGCCGGGCCGGCAAGCCGGCAAGCCGTGA
- a CDS encoding YfiR family protein, translated as MPCWPAWPGWCSALLALVLLCVALSGPAIGQPAAPAAPNLERSVKAAYLFKFLGYVEFLAPKDSGEEGSPLAVGVLGADDVAAELARITAGRTVNGRPIAVRSLREGEPVAGLRMVFAGSASDLPKVLRSAAQNGALGVADDENGLQQGAVINFRIVDERVRFEVSLPAAERSNLKLSSRLLSVAWHVQKGN; from the coding sequence TTGCCCTGCTGGCCTGCCTGGCCGGGCTGGTGTTCCGCGCTGCTGGCGCTGGTACTGCTGTGCGTGGCATTGAGCGGCCCCGCCATCGGCCAGCCGGCGGCACCGGCCGCGCCGAACCTGGAACGCAGCGTGAAAGCCGCCTACCTGTTCAAGTTCCTCGGCTACGTGGAATTCCTGGCGCCGAAGGACAGCGGCGAGGAAGGCAGCCCGCTGGCCGTGGGCGTGCTGGGCGCCGACGACGTGGCGGCCGAACTGGCGCGCATCACGGCCGGGCGCACCGTCAACGGCCGCCCGATCGCCGTGCGCAGCCTGCGCGAAGGCGAACCGGTGGCGGGCCTGCGGATGGTGTTCGCCGGCTCGGCCAGCGACCTGCCGAAAGTGCTGCGCAGCGCCGCGCAGAACGGCGCGCTCGGCGTGGCCGACGACGAGAACGGGCTGCAGCAGGGCGCCGTGATCAACTTCCGCATCGTCGACGAACGGGTGCGCTTCGAGGTATCGCTGCCGGCCGCCGAACGCAGCAACCTGAAACTCAGTTCGCGCCTGCTGTCGGTGGCCTGGCACGTGCAGAAGGGGAACTAG
- a CDS encoding prolyl hydroxylase family protein has product MNKYTRMSEEWERWLDASLEKGCRTQDIVAAMVAANYDAGYAERTVQERQAQRAQPAAAAAGPYRYGTPTIRHHNNLIATSDRMVRVAMRIEQPVVAVLDDVFSAEECDAVVALARARLQPSATLSPTTGENQVKDHRTSLGAFLDDADEPLLRRLNRRIAEVMNQPVSHGEALHVLHYGVGAEYKPHHDYFDPANPGFAATLRRGGQRVATLIIYLNDVEESGDTIFPKLGLSIVPRKGSAVYFEYVNEAGQLDEASLHGGAPVTRGEKWVATKWVRQGVFK; this is encoded by the coding sequence ATGAACAAGTACACGCGCATGTCCGAGGAATGGGAGCGCTGGCTCGACGCCAGCCTGGAGAAGGGTTGCCGCACGCAAGACATCGTGGCCGCGATGGTGGCCGCGAACTACGATGCCGGCTATGCGGAACGGACCGTGCAGGAACGCCAGGCGCAACGCGCGCAGCCGGCGGCCGCCGCGGCGGGCCCGTACCGCTATGGCACGCCGACGATCCGCCACCATAACAACCTGATCGCCACCAGCGACCGCATGGTGCGCGTGGCGATGCGCATCGAGCAGCCGGTGGTGGCCGTGCTGGACGACGTGTTCTCGGCCGAGGAATGCGATGCCGTGGTGGCGCTGGCGCGTGCCCGCCTGCAGCCTTCCGCCACGCTGAGCCCCACCACGGGCGAGAACCAGGTCAAGGACCACCGCACCAGCCTGGGCGCCTTCCTCGACGATGCCGACGAGCCGCTGCTGCGGCGCCTGAACCGGCGCATCGCCGAGGTCATGAACCAGCCGGTGTCGCATGGCGAAGCGCTGCACGTGCTGCACTACGGCGTGGGCGCCGAGTACAAGCCGCACCACGACTATTTCGACCCGGCCAATCCCGGCTTTGCCGCCACGCTGCGCCGCGGCGGCCAGCGCGTGGCCACGCTGATCATCTACCTGAACGACGTGGAAGAATCGGGCGACACGATCTTCCCGAAGCTCGGCCTGTCGATCGTGCCGCGCAAGGGCTCGGCCGTGTATTTCGAATATGTCAACGAAGCGGGACAGCTCGACGAGGCGAGCCTGCACGGTGGCGCGCCGGTCACCCGCGGTGAAAAATGGGTGGCCACCAAGTGGGTACGGCAGGGCGTGTTCAAGTAG